Below is a genomic region from Bacteroidota bacterium.
CCAGTCTTTCTTACCTTTCCATTGACTTAAAATCGCCCGGTGATTATTCCCTGCTGAAAGAAAAACTGGATGAGATTGACAAACAACAGCTTACCGGTGGCAATTACCTGTTTTACATGGCCTTGCCCCCAAACATGTTTGAAATTATTACCAGAAACCTTGCATTTGCCGGATTAAATAAACAGAGTGGGGGATATAAAAGGGTTGTTGTCGAAAAGCCTTTTGGTTATGATTTGGAAACGGGGATTCAACTCAACGCCCGGCTTCATGAAAATTTTGAAGAAAACCAGATTTACCGTATTGACCATTATCTGGGAAAGGAGTCGGTACAAAACCTCCTGGTCACCCGCTTTGCCAACGGCATATTCGAACCTTTGTGGAACAGGAACTATGTTCACCATGTGGAAGTTACCTCATCCGAAAGTATTGGTGTAGAAAACAGAGGCCGGTATTACGACAGTTCGGGAGCATTGCGTGATATGGTTCAAAATCATCTTCTTCAGATTGTGGGGCTTACAGCTATGGAGCCTCCGTCATCCCTTGATTCGGATTCAATCCGTAATGAAACATTAAAGGTGATGCAGTCGCTAAGGCCTATTGCTGAAGGTGAAGTGGAAAAATCCGTCATCCGTGGGCAATATCTTGCTTCCAAAATCCGTGGGGAACACATTCCCGGTTACCGCGATGAAAAAGACGTTGCGACCGATTCGCGCACCGAAACATACGTAGCCATGAAATTTTACATTGACAACTGGCGCTGGGGTGGGGTACCGTTTTATATCCGTACAGGGAAACGCCTTCCTATAAGGGTTACAGAAATTGTTATACATTTTAAAGCCACGCCCCATTATCTTTTTGCCAAAAGCGAAGTGTGTTCCTCAGGCAACCAGCTCATCATCCGCATTCAACCTGATGAAGGACTGCTGATCAAATTCGGCATGAAATTACCCGGAGCTGGTTTTAATGTCAAAGAAGTAAATATGGACTTTCATTACTCTGATCTTTCGGATATAAGGCTTCCCTCTGCTTATGAGCGCCTGATTTATGATGCCCTGATCGGAGATTCTACCCTTTTTGCACGCAGTGACGCAGTGGAAGCCGCCTGGAAATTTGTCACTCCTATTCTGAATGCCTGGGCCAATAACCCGTCCATTAAAATATTTGGTTACCCTGCAGGTTCATGGGGACCCGAATGTGCAGATAATTTTATTGAAGGAAAAAACATTACGTGGCGCTATCCCTGTAAAAATTTAACCAATGATTCCAATTATTGTGAACTATAATCATTCATCTATGCATCCCATTATTCAAATCAGTTCTTCACCTGTTGAACTGGCTTCAAGCCTGGCTGAAGAACTTTCACAATCCATTAAAACTACAGCCGAAAAAAATAAAACCTTTACACTGACCCTTTCAGGGGGAAATACGCCAGCCCTATTATTTTCTATACTTGCAGAATATTATAGAACCTCTATTCCATGGAAAAATGTTCATCTGTTCTGGGGAGATGAACGTTGTGTCCCGCCATACCACACCGATAGCAATTACGGGATGACCAAACTTCATCTGCTTGATAAAGTTTCCATTCCCGCAGTAAATATACATAGGATACATGGAGAAGACGATCCTATCAAAGAAACAGAAAGATATGCCCATGAGATATCAAAATATACAGATAAAGTCAACAATATTCCCTCTTTCGACTATATCCTCCTGGGCCTGGGGACTGATGGCCACACAGCTTCCATATTTCCCGGATATATGGATTTATTCCAATCTCAAAAAATATGTGAACTAACTCTTCAACCTCAAACACGGCAAAAAAGGATCACCCTTACCGGCCCTGTCATTAACAATGCCAGGCAATTGGCCTTCCTTGTTACAGGAAAATCCAAGGCTTCTGTTGTTGCCGACATTATTAATAAAACTGAAGCCGGTCCATACCCGGCTGCCTGTGTTGCCCTAACCCACGGAAAACTCAAATGGTACCTCGATTCCGATGCTTCTGCATTACTCTGATAATTATTCATACCTGATTATTATAATGCCATGCATGTTTTTTG
It encodes:
- the zwf gene encoding glucose-6-phosphate dehydrogenase, producing MEKPENSILVIFGASGDLTYRKLVPAIYALKVQELLPENFAVMGVSRTALSDGDFRNKMKEAIRNFTEDKDLLNEQKIEEFASSLSYLSIDLKSPGDYSLLKEKLDEIDKQQLTGGNYLFYMALPPNMFEIITRNLAFAGLNKQSGGYKRVVVEKPFGYDLETGIQLNARLHENFEENQIYRIDHYLGKESVQNLLVTRFANGIFEPLWNRNYVHHVEVTSSESIGVENRGRYYDSSGALRDMVQNHLLQIVGLTAMEPPSSLDSDSIRNETLKVMQSLRPIAEGEVEKSVIRGQYLASKIRGEHIPGYRDEKDVATDSRTETYVAMKFYIDNWRWGGVPFYIRTGKRLPIRVTEIVIHFKATPHYLFAKSEVCSSGNQLIIRIQPDEGLLIKFGMKLPGAGFNVKEVNMDFHYSDLSDIRLPSAYERLIYDALIGDSTLFARSDAVEAAWKFVTPILNAWANNPSIKIFGYPAGSWGPECADNFIEGKNITWRYPCKNLTNDSNYCEL
- the pgl gene encoding 6-phosphogluconolactonase, coding for MIPIIVNYNHSSMHPIIQISSSPVELASSLAEELSQSIKTTAEKNKTFTLTLSGGNTPALLFSILAEYYRTSIPWKNVHLFWGDERCVPPYHTDSNYGMTKLHLLDKVSIPAVNIHRIHGEDDPIKETERYAHEISKYTDKVNNIPSFDYILLGLGTDGHTASIFPGYMDLFQSQKICELTLQPQTRQKRITLTGPVINNARQLAFLVTGKSKASVVADIINKTEAGPYPAACVALTHGKLKWYLDSDASALL